Proteins encoded within one genomic window of Hevea brasiliensis isolate MT/VB/25A 57/8 chromosome 8, ASM3005281v1, whole genome shotgun sequence:
- the LOC131182281 gene encoding uncharacterized protein LOC131182281, with translation MAKAPPVLTRLQNHSPKKAHKQHSMSPLCLSIFLLVTCVALFTLFQIQSLHTPPSSSSPWFLMHQWQKVTTSTQELTSMAEKLRQAVTFLPLKDLRYQEKALQGHTWFMSSMYDTREEGEVQYQQFPSQSSNGRLLCLKGRDTHDGSWNSYALAWPETLLFNATLLKGLTFVSYNHYNYDNIWHGLSAVVPFVAWHIRNECESPSRWILYHWGELRFKMGAWLRTLTEATFDGEPFIEGFEWANNSEPICFEKAVVMRHNEGGMSRVRRMETYDYMRRKARAYCNVSLEDARINNKGLPGIGLTLFMRTGPRSFRNESAVIGIFEKECAKVEGCKLMVAYSNNLTFCEQVKLMSLTDILVSPHGAQLTNMFLMDRNSSVMEFFPKGWLKLAGVGQYVYHWIASWSGMKHQGAWRDPEGEPCPFPEDDRWCMSVYKGGKIGLNETYFSKWAKNVLNEVKTRKTVEVSNKSTASTSSCACS, from the exons ATGGCCAAAGCACCACCAGTGCTTACCAGACTCCAAAACCATAGCCCCAAGAAAGCTCATAAACAACACTCTATGTCACCACTTTGCCTCTCCATCTTCCTCCTAGTCACCTGTGTCGCTCTCTTTACTCTCTTCCAAATCCAATCCCTCCACACCCCACCTTCTTCTTCATCACCATGGTTTCTTATGCATCAGTGGCAGAAAGTCACCACCAGCACCCAGGAACTCACGTCCATGGCTGAAAAGCTTAGGCAAGCAGTCACGTTTCTCCCACTTAAGGATTTGCGTTACCAAGAAAAGGCCCTGCAAGGCCACACATGGTTCATGAGCTCCATGTATGATACTCGTGAAGAAGGTGAGGTACAATACCAGCAGTTTCCTTCACAATCCTCTAATGGTAGGCTACTTTGCTTGAAAGGACGTGATACCCACGATGGGTCTTGGAATTCCTATGCCTTAGCTTGGCCTGAAACCCTACTTTTCAATGCTACTCTCCTGAAAGGTTTAACCTTTGTGTCATATAACCATTACAACTATGATAATATCTGGCATGGGTTATCTGCTGTGGTACCATTTGTTGCGTGGCATATAAGAAATGAGTGTGAATCTCCTAGTAGATGGATTTTGTACCATTGGGGTGAGCTTAGGTTCAAAATGGGTGCATGGCTAAGGACCCTCACTGAGGCAACATTTGATGGAGAACCATTTATTGAAGGATTTGAATGGGCTAATAATAGTGAGCCAATTTGCTTTGAAAAAGCTGTGGTGATGAGGCATAATGAGGGTGGCATGTCAAGGGTGAGGAGGATGGAGACTTATGATTACATGAGGCGTAAGGCTAGGGCTTATTGTAATGTAAGCTTGGAAGATGCAAGAATCAATAACAAGGGATTGCCAGGAATTGGGTTGACTTTATTTATGAGAACAGGTCCCAGATCTTTCAGGAATGAGTCTGCAGTGATTGGCATCTTTGAAAAGGAGTGTGCAAAGGTAGAGGGTTGCAAGTTGATGGTGGCCTACTCCAATAATCTTACTTTCTGCGAGCAG GTGAAGCTGATGAGCTTGACAGATATTCTAGTATCACCCCATGGTGCTCAATTAACTAACATGTTCTTAATGGACAGAAATAGCAGTGTGATGGAATTCTTCCCAAAAGGATGGTTAAAACTTGCTGGTGTAGGTCAATATGTTTACCACTGGATTGCTAGCTGGTCTGGGATGAAACACCAAGGTGCATGGCGAGACCCTGAGGGCGAACCCTGCCCTTTCCCAGAAGATGATCGCTGGTGCATGTCTGTTTACAAAGGTGGTAAAATTGGATTGAATGAGACTTACTTTTCTAAGTGGGCTAAAAATGTTCTCAATGAAGTCAAAACAAGAAAGACGGTTGAGGTATCAAATAAGAGTACTGCTTCAACTTCTAGTTGTGCTTGTAGTTAA